The sequence below is a genomic window from Setaria italica strain Yugu1 chromosome IV, Setaria_italica_v2.0, whole genome shotgun sequence.
TCATTCTTCAGTCATATTAGTACAGCCAACGCCCATATAAATAGCATGCCCGGCAGCACGATCTTGTCAAGGACGCGTGCATTAGTTCTTGTCCCACATTTAGCAGTATAGCGCCATAGGTCAGATGGAGAGCTTATTTCACCATGAGTTCATCCACAGCAAGATGCGTAGCTTCATCCGCCTAGGAAGATACGTTCTTGATTCCTTCGTGTTTGTTTACCGATTCGTTGCATCACATGTTCACCCAGTCTTCATCCAACTAGGCTACTTCCTTACCATTGCCATGCTCGGTTCGGTACTCTTGATATCGCTGAAACCGAGCAACCCTGAGTTCAGCCCTCAATACCTTGACATGCTGTTCCTGTCAACCTCTGCATTGACCGTTTCTGGCCTCAGTACCGTGACAATGGAGGACCTCTCGAGTTCTCAGATCGTGGTCCTGACGCTGCTCATGTTTGCAGGGGGTGAAGTCTTTGTCTCTTTCTTAGGTCTCATGCTTAGGCCGCCCAACCACCAAGCCAATCCAACTGATCCCACAGGCAACAAGGTCGTTGCTATCGAGCTCGACATGGTAGAGCCTGCAAGCGTCGTCGCCAACATCGGCGAAGAGTTGCAGCTTGAAGAAGCCACACATGGAGCTCCAACTTTAAGTAGCAGATCATCAAGTAGTAGTGATCTGAAGAACAATAGTAGCGTAAGATAATTAGGATTTGTAGTGTTTGGCTACCTTGCTGCTATCCATGTCCTTGGCTTTCTGCTAGTTATACATAACCCatgtgccatctgcaagagcAATACTGACCAAGAAAGGGATCAACGTTGCTCTCTTCTCGGCATCGATCACCGTCTCATCCTTTGCCAACGGAGGGCTTATTCCAACTAACGAGAACATGGCCATCTTCTCCAAGAACGCaggcctcctgcttctcctcacTGGCCAGATTCTTGCAGGCAACTTGCTGTTTCCTCTCTTCCTGAGGCTATTTGTATGGTTCCTGGGGAGAGTGACCAAGCTGGAAAGGCTGAAGCTCATGATCAGGGACTCCAAGGAACTGCAGTATTCTTATCTGCTTCCCAAGTTGCCAACAGCCTTTCTCTCCTCGCGGTTGTTGGCCTTTTAGCAGTGGCTGTCACTCTGTTCGGTGCCATCGACTGGAATTCTCCAGTGTTCGATGTGCTCAGCTCCTACCAGAAGATTGTCAGTGCATTGTTCACAGCAGTGAACGCGAGGCACTCAGGGGAGAATTCCATTGACTGCTCGCTCATATCACCTGCCGTTCTAGTACTACTGATAGCCATGATGTTAGTTCTTAGCACTCTATCATACTAGTACACCTTGCTTTAGAACCTGATGATATGTGGCTGAAAAGTTACTTGCTGTTTTCAGGTATCTGCCACCATGGACAACATTTGCACCACCAAATGGAGATGATAAAACCAAGGATGAGAAGATGGTGCCCAAACATGATCTGTGGTGCTGACCTTAGCATTTTCGCAGCTCGGGTGTAATGTCATCTTTGTCATAGTTGCCTGCATCACTGAGAGGAGAAGGCTCAGAAATGATCCACTCAACTTCTCCACGTTGAATATGATATTTGAGGTCATCAGGTACGTTCTCCCTTCTCATGTGATCAATATAATGTTCTTCCATTACCCTGCTAGTATCCTTGCATAAAAGACTGTACTACAAACAGCTCATGTTATAAGACCTGCACATCAAATAAAGTAACTTAGTGAAGGTTTCGAAGATAAAATACTTATGATGTTCTGAGTAAGGGAAATATTATATCTATGCAGTGCATATGGCAACGTAGGAATGTCCACTGGTTACAGTTGTTCGAGGCTGCAACAGCTGCACCCAGAAAGCATATGCCAGGACAAGCCATACAGCTTCTCTGGATGGTGGAGCGATGAAGGGAAGTTGCTGATTGTCTTGATCATGCTCTATGGAAGGCTCAAGGCCTTCAGTACGGGGACAGGCAAAGCCTGGAAGTTAGATTAAACGCACAATGCTGAACAAGAATGTTTGCAAAGGCAAGCATATCAGATTTAGTGTATCTGTCAGTACTGTGCTTCCTGATAGTTTAGGTTTCAAATTGGAACATGTTTCACAAAAGAAAAGTATGTGCTCCGGAATGTTCCACAAGTGCAATGCagaattattttctttttaccaAGTCTCTTTTGCATTATATTATCAGTTACCATCAAGGGTACCAATAATGCACTAAACAAGAAGACGAGACGGTCCTCGTGACTAGGCACTAAATCAAGAATTGTTAGTGACTGAACTTACTACGCCTACTTAATGAGTACTTACTCGTCTATTTACTACTTCCAACATACGCTAGATTCATGGCCATCCTCCAATCAGCAGTGGCCAAAGGTTGCTTGAGCTTTAGTTGGAGCAACTCCTTCTGTTAATGAGTCATGACAAAATAGTCGCCACCGTCTAGCTCCCACCATATGAGTGTTTACCCAACCATAAAGCCAGAAGACATCACCTTAACATTCGAACGCACTCTGTTTTTCAGGAATCAAGGAATACTGGTTACCACCGAAACACTGAATTGTCGCCGACTAATTGGTCCAAAACTCAAACTGAAAATCAGTAAAAGGCCCGAGATTCTCCAGTGGCCAGTTCAAATCCAGGCAGAAAAAACCAGCAGGGAGCACATTGGCAGCATGAGCAAAATGGATTTCTATTCGCCATCCAGAACATGATAACATGACAAGTATTTTCAGAAGATATGATGCGCGCAGACAATTAACTGACAGTACCAATCATCCTATGCATTGGTGGCCATCACATGATGCTTTAGAGAATCATCCATCCGAATCTGACAGCCAGCACAGTTTACATTGCGCATAGACTTGGAACTGAAAGTATTCGGATTGCATATCAGATTAAGGTCAGAAGGTCGGTCATAAACAAATATGCAAAGACACTGTGACCGACAGTAAAATCGGTTTAGGGAAACGTGAGTTCAGACGGCTCGTGCATTACCTGCTAAGTTATATAACGTGCATATGATGCATGGTGATTCAGGCGCGCAGACCGTTTTACTTCTGAAATCAGCACACCAATTAGCATCAGAGATCAGCTTAATTGTGGCGAAAACTTTTAAATGCGGCAGAATTTACCACGGCCttgttggcgccggcggccgccgttgAGCCGCAACCACCCGCCACTGAATCAGCCTCCGGATAGCTGGGAGCGCCCCACTCTGCCGTAGGGGGCGGTCCGCCTGCTTACCCTCGGGGCCGCTGCCGCGGCCACCGGCCGCGCCCCTGCCATGACCGCCGCCCACATCATCGCCCACGGTTCTCCTCCACGCGGTGGTCGAGGAAGGCGCGGTCTCCGTGCACCGGGGCACCGTGAAGCCGGGCACGGACAAGGCGGAGGCTCGCCGGAGTCGGGAGGCGCCGGATCAGTAGAAGATCAGAATAGTAGTCGCAGtcggggggagagagagagggagagcacGAAGAATAAGGTCGACTGGACTGGCCTCAAATTCTAAATGGGCTAAAATTTGTGCGGATATCAAGCCCAATATAGACGCAGTTTCGGCTTGTCAGGAAAGCCTTGTCGGGCCGGTCCTGTCCCTGTGATTAAGCCCACGGAGGAATCGGCCGGCATTTCGAGCTCCCTGCCACAGTGCCACTACTCTtttcttcagtttttttttcttttttttttttgtgtgtgtgcgcgcATGTCCCTCGGGGCATGGCATCGACCATAAGCAGAATTGCAGAAACCTTCCCTCAGTTCATTCCTGGACATGAATCTGATCTGAGCGTGCTCCGGAGCTGCTGCCTGAGCTATCCTCCCCCACTGCAGCAGCCGCGATCGCTTTCGGGGTCGCGATCGACGCAAGACGTCTTCAAAGGCATGTCGACAGATCTGTTGCCAAATGCAGAGGATCTACCTCGCATGCCTCGATACGGTACCAATTGGAGGCACCGAGATCAATCACCCCAAAACCCCAGCTTGTTCTTCCCGTCCATGGAGATGATGATTCCGCAGCATCTTTCCAGCAGCCTCGCGCCCTCGCTATCACCAGCGCTGGATGGCTTTCGGTTACTAGTGGTTGGGGTTCGTCTGCAATCCTGCATCAACAGTCAGGTCAGGCAGGTGAGGCCTCCTGCCCTTTACACTTGCCTGTTCCGGCCGTAGCTGCCCTCGGCAGCATGGCAGGCCGTTGGGCAAAGACCTTCCACGCATGGAGAAGGCTCTTGACGATTTCCTCCAGCATTCTCTGCACGTAGTTTCGAGTTTTCGACTAGCATCTCGCTTACAGCATGCTCATCTGCAGTCATGTCATTAAGTTCTGAAAGCTGCCTCGATCAGCCATGTTACACAATTGCACACACACATGTCATCCTCCACACCACTAATCTCTTTAGCCAATGGGCTGACTGAAACAGTTCCATATGATCACTGCTCTATCAACAAGTTGTATAAATACACACATTGAGGGATCTCTTGTCACTTGTACTAGATTTAATGGCACTGTTAACTGTCTTCTCTAAGTCTCTGCATCCAATACCAATAGTCAGACTGCATGTCTTCGTCAGCTCAGCCAGACACGTCGTCAGTTCATCGGTGTTCCTCTGCCGGCTCGTCGTCTTCCACCTCAGCCCGCTCCTGCTCCACCTCTCCTACTTCCTCGCCATTGATCTGCTCGGCTTCCTTGCGCTGGTGCTCCTCAAGCCGAGCAGCCCCGGTTACCGTCCTCGTTACGTCGACGTGTTCTTCATGTCGACGTCTGCGGCGACGGTCACCGGATTAGCCACCGTCAAGATGGAGGACCTCTCCAGCTCCCAGGTCGTGGTCCTGACCATCCTCATGCTCCTGGGCAGCGAGATGTTCGTCTCCTTGCTCGGTCTTGTCCTCGAGTCGCGCAAGCGAAGGCGGCGTGGGCGTGATCCTGATCATGGCGGCAGGGTGAGATCGGTCGTCACCGTCTCCGACGAGTCGAACCTCGAAGCGGCGAATCCGTCTGCGAGTTCAGGCGATCACAAGGAGAGCTGCCTCGGGAGCTTGGCGCTTGTGATGCTGGTCTACATGGCCATGGTCCTCGTGCTCGGCTCTGTGCTGGTGTTCGTGTACGTCGCCGGCGTTCCGAGCGCGCGAGATGTGCTGGCGAGGAAGGGCATCAGCGCGGCGCTCTTCTCGGCGGTGGTAACCGTGTCGTCCTTCACCAACGGCGGGCTGCTCCCGACCAACGAGAGCATGGCGGTGTTCTCCGCGAACCGGGGCCTCCTCCTGTTGCTCGCCGGCCAGATCCTCGCCGGCAACACGCTGCTCCCGGTGATCCTCAGGCCAGCGATATGGGCCACGAGAAGACTTGAGAGGGTGTTCGCCGGTCGGCATgggtcagaagaagaagggctcGAGTCCATGACGAAGGACGCCGTGGCGGCAGGCTTCGGCCACCTCCTGCTGCCTGGGTTGCAGACGGTGTTCCTCGCCGTCACGGTCGTCGCTgtggccgccgcgacggcgacgctcCTCTGCTGCCTGAACTGGGACTCCGCCGTGTTCGCCGGGATCACCGCCGGCGAGAAGGTCACCAACGCGCTGTTCATGGCGGTGAACGTGCGGCAGGCCGGGGAGAACTCCATCGACTGCTCGCTCCTCGCGCCGGCGGTGCTTGTGCTGTTCCTCGCCATGATGTCAGTCACGTCCCCTCGTGTCCTTGTGTTCGGGCAGATGTCAACCGAGACGAGAACTGGTCGTGACAAATCTGGCAAACACTTTTCAGGTGCATTCCGGCCACGGCGACATTCTTCTCTGTACACGACGGCGGCTCAGTGGGGGAACCAAGCGGCGGAGAACCAGAACGCAAGGATGGGGCGGCAAAGAGGAGGAGATTGACGCTGAACAGGATGCTCCTGTCACCACTAGCCGGTAACGCTGCCGTGGTGATGCTCGTCTGCGTCACCGAGAGGCGGTCGATCTCCGGCGACCCTCTCAACTTCTCCACGTTCAACATGATCTTCGAGGTGGTCAGGTGAGTTGCGCGATGCATTTTACCGAACACACAGATCACAAATTGCATGAGAATTTTCTGGAAAATGCTCTTCGCATCCATCATTTCCATGATTAATGTGGCGATCGATGGGGCACTACTGAGACGTGGTTTTCTTTTCGGCATGCAGTGCTTATGGGAACGTGGGTCTGTCCACTGGCTACAGCTGCTCGAGGCTGCTCCGGCCGGAGGAGTCGAGCGCCTGCCATGACAAGCCGTACAGCTTCTCCGGGTGGTGGAGCGACCAGGGGAAGCTCGTCCTTGTTCTCCTCATGCTCTACGGGAGGCTCAAAGGGTTCCACAGGAAGCAACGCAGGAGCTGATCAAAGGCAATGCCCTGAGTATGACTGTGCGAGTGGTCCGGGGGGTCAAACTTGAAACTCCAACTGCATGAAAATGCAAAACATTTCAGAACGAAAAGCGATCGGAAGAAGGATAAATACAAAAAAATAACAGAGTAAGTTTCCGTAGGTTTTTTGAAGTTTTTGTAGAGTGTATAAATAGATGATATtgtttttgaaaagaaaaatggtgATACTACAAAGTTGTGCATGCTTGTGTTGTGTCCTTGTATTGTTTCCTTCGGCCTCGTCTGTGCAGCTGAATCGCTCCCAAATATCGGGACAAGGTGTTAAACGGCGAAGGCCCATTAGACTTGTTCCGGCCCACCCATGCGGCAACCGACCCAAAAAAACGCAGCTCATGGGCTCTTCCCGCTCCAGCACGGGCCCATGAAACAACTACATAAACCCGCCCCGCGGCTAGGGTTTCCCCCCACCAGCCTCCCGATTCGCAaagcctccgcctcccctcccaccctccgccgccgcgcgcgcagaCGACCAGCGACCCGCAGGCATGGGCGTGTACACCTTCGTGTGCCGCAACTCCGGCGGCGAGTGGACGGCCAAGCAGCACTCCGGCGAGatcgaggcctccgccgccaccccatacgagctccagcgccagctcgtcgccgccgcctccgccgccgactccGCGTCCGGCGTCCAGtcctccttctccatggtcacCCCCAGCTCCGCCGTCTTCCAGGTCTGGTCATACG
It includes:
- the LOC101753121 gene encoding probable cation transporter HKT9, which gives rise to MALLTVFSKSLHPIPIVRLHVFVSSARHVVSSSVFLCRLVVFHLSPLLLHLSYFLAIDLLGFLALVLLKPSSPGYRPRYVDVFFMSTSAATVTGLATVKMEDLSSSQVVVLTILMLLGSEMFVSLLGLVLESRKRRRRGRDPDHGGRVRSVVTVSDESNLEAANPSASSGDHKESCLGSLALVMLVYMAMVLVLGSVLVFVYVAGVPSARDVLARKGISAALFSAVVTVSSFTNGGLLPTNESMAVFSANRGLLLLLAGQILAGNTLLPVILRPAIWATRRLERVFAGRHGSEEEGLESMTKDAVAAGFGHLLLPGLQTVFLAVTVVAVAAATATLLCCLNWDSAVFAGITAGEKVTNALFMAVNVRQAGENSIDCSLLAPAVLVLFLAMMCIPATATFFSVHDGGSVGEPSGGEPERKDGAAKRRRLTLNRMLLSPLAGNAAVVMLVCVTERRSISGDPLNFSTFNMIFEVVSAYGNVGLSTGYSCSRLLRPEESSACHDKPYSFSGWWSDQGKLVLVLLMLYGRLKGFHRKQRRS
- the LOC101759468 gene encoding 60S acidic ribosomal protein P3, which translates into the protein MGVYTFVCRNSGGEWTAKQHSGEIEASAATPYELQRQLVAAASAADSASGVQSSFSMVTPSSAVFQVIVGAVGGGAMISGGAVAGGAASSGGGAADAPKEEKKEEEKEESDDDMGFSLFD